In Miscanthus floridulus cultivar M001 chromosome 5, ASM1932011v1, whole genome shotgun sequence, one genomic interval encodes:
- the LOC136454363 gene encoding uncharacterized protein, protein MVVDQEYWTMYFDGSLMKKGASIGLVFVSPLEVCMRYMVRLHFPSSNNVAEYEALINGLRIAIELGIRRLDIRGNSQLIVNQVMKESSYHNAKMATYCQEVRWLEDRFDNLELNHIPRRLNKAAGALAKAAFDRELVPMGVFASDQHKPSVHYKGPERADDGPSDLAPGADQPTAPSYLEVMELEEEPAIETDPLDDWKTLYLDYLLRDTPPMDKKEAQRLARRTKSFVLVEGELYK, encoded by the coding sequence atggtcgtcgatcaagagtactggacaatgtacttcgatgggtcgctgatgaagaagggcgccagcatagggctggtcttcgtatcccCCCTTGAggtctgcatgaggtacatggttcgtctccacttcccctcatcaaataatgtggccgagtatgaagcactcatcaatggcctacgaatcgccattgagttgggcatccgacgccttgacaTTCGAGGCAACTCCCAGCtgatcgtcaaccaagtcatgaaggagtcgagctaccacaacgccaagatggctacgtactgCCAAGAGGTCCGATGGCTAGAGGACAGATTCGACaacctcgaactcaatcacatcccaaggcgcctcaacaagGCGGCCGGTGCACTTGCAAAAGCGGCGTTTGATCGAGAACTGGTGCCAATGGGCGTCTTCgctagtgaccaacacaaaccctcggtgcaCTACAAAGGGCCAGAGcgggccgacgatggcccatctgatctagccccgggggctgaccaaccaACGGCTCCCTCCTAccttgaggtcatggagcttgaagaggaaccAGCGATAGAGACTGACCCCCTGGATGACTGGaaaacactctacctcgactacctcctccgtgacacgCCGCCGATGGACAAGAAGGAGGCTCAACGGCTCGCACgtcgcaccaagtcctttgttcttgtagaaggcgaactctacaaatag